A genomic stretch from Croceibacterium aestuarii includes:
- the clpB gene encoding ATP-dependent chaperone ClpB, whose product MNLEKFTDRAKGFLQSAQTVAIRMNHQRISPEHILKALLEDNQGMSWQLIERAGGNPKLAVDEVDAALAKVPAVSGSGAQSTPGLDNNAVRALDQAEQLATKAGDSFVPVQRLLQALALQSDSAAGKALKAANVDVKKLEAAIQDVTGGRTADSSGAEESYDAMKKYARDLTQAARDGKLDPVIGRDEEIRRTVQILARRTKNNPVLIGEPGTGKTAIAEGLALRIANGDVPDSLKDRSLMALDMGALIAGAKYRGEFEERLKAVLDEVKGAEGHIILFIDEMHTLIGAGASEGSMDAGNLLKPALARGELHCIGATTLDEYQKYVEKDAALQRRFQPVFVAEPTVEDTISILRGLKEKYELHHGVRITDGAIVAAAQLSNRYITDRFLPDKAIDLMDEAASRIRMEVESKPEEIENLDRRIIQLKIEEQALGKEKDQASKDRLAALREELANLEQQSSELTTRWQTERDKIAGEAKVKEALDQARIELEQAQRSGDLAKAGELQYGRIPELEKQLAAAEGVTENALLREEVTEDDIAGVVSKWTGIPVDKMMEGEREKLLQMEGMIGKRVIGQQQAVAAVSRAVRRARAGLQDPNRPMGSFLFLGPTGVGKTELTKALAGFLFDDDNAMVRIDMSEFMEKHAVARLIGAPPGYVGYEEGGVLTEAVRRRPYQVVLFDEVEKAHPDVFNVLLQVLDDGRLTDGQGRVVDFSNTLIILTSNLGSQYLSNITDDQSVEDVEPQVMEVVRGHFRPEFLNRLDEIILFHRLSMDDMGPIVDLQVARVQKLLKDRKIELDLTEGARKWLARVGYDPVYGARPLKRAVQRYLQDPLAEKLLAGEVPDGSTVKIDEGDGELKMVVA is encoded by the coding sequence ATGAATCTCGAAAAGTTCACCGATCGGGCCAAGGGCTTCCTGCAATCGGCACAGACCGTCGCGATCCGCATGAACCACCAGCGGATTTCGCCAGAGCACATTCTCAAGGCACTTCTCGAAGACAACCAGGGCATGTCCTGGCAGCTGATCGAGCGCGCCGGCGGCAATCCCAAACTGGCGGTCGACGAGGTCGATGCGGCGCTGGCCAAGGTGCCTGCGGTATCCGGCTCGGGAGCGCAGTCGACACCCGGACTCGACAACAACGCGGTGCGCGCCCTCGACCAGGCCGAACAGCTGGCGACCAAGGCCGGCGACAGCTTCGTGCCGGTGCAGCGCCTGCTGCAGGCGCTCGCACTGCAGAGCGACAGCGCGGCCGGCAAGGCGCTCAAGGCCGCCAACGTCGACGTCAAGAAGCTCGAAGCGGCGATTCAGGACGTGACCGGCGGTCGCACCGCCGACAGTTCGGGGGCCGAAGAGTCCTACGACGCGATGAAGAAGTATGCGCGCGACCTCACGCAGGCGGCGCGCGACGGCAAGCTCGATCCGGTCATCGGCCGAGACGAGGAAATCCGCCGCACGGTGCAAATCCTTGCACGGCGGACCAAGAACAACCCCGTGCTCATCGGCGAGCCCGGTACGGGCAAGACGGCGATTGCCGAAGGCCTGGCGCTGCGCATCGCCAACGGCGACGTGCCGGATTCGCTCAAGGACCGCTCGCTCATGGCGCTCGACATGGGCGCGCTGATTGCCGGCGCGAAGTACCGCGGCGAGTTCGAGGAGCGGCTGAAAGCCGTGCTCGACGAGGTCAAGGGCGCCGAGGGGCACATCATCCTGTTCATCGACGAGATGCACACGCTGATCGGCGCCGGCGCGTCCGAAGGCTCGATGGATGCCGGCAACCTGCTCAAGCCCGCGCTCGCGCGCGGCGAGCTGCACTGCATCGGCGCCACCACGCTCGACGAGTACCAGAAGTACGTCGAAAAGGACGCCGCGCTGCAGCGTCGCTTCCAGCCGGTCTTCGTCGCGGAACCGACGGTCGAGGACACGATTTCGATCCTGCGCGGGCTGAAGGAGAAGTACGAGCTGCACCACGGCGTGCGCATCACCGACGGGGCGATCGTTGCCGCCGCGCAGCTCTCCAACCGCTATATCACCGACCGTTTCCTGCCCGACAAGGCGATCGACCTGATGGACGAGGCCGCTTCGCGCATCCGCATGGAAGTGGAGAGCAAGCCGGAGGAGATCGAGAACCTCGACCGGCGCATCATCCAGCTCAAGATCGAGGAGCAGGCGCTCGGCAAGGAAAAGGACCAGGCGAGCAAAGACCGCCTTGCCGCCTTGCGCGAGGAGCTGGCGAACCTCGAGCAGCAGTCAAGCGAATTGACCACGCGCTGGCAGACCGAGCGCGACAAGATCGCCGGCGAGGCGAAAGTCAAGGAAGCACTCGACCAGGCCCGCATCGAGCTCGAACAGGCGCAGCGTTCCGGAGATCTCGCCAAGGCCGGCGAGCTGCAATACGGCCGCATTCCCGAACTCGAGAAGCAGCTCGCCGCGGCCGAAGGCGTCACCGAGAACGCCTTGCTGCGCGAGGAAGTGACCGAGGACGATATCGCCGGCGTGGTCAGCAAGTGGACCGGAATCCCGGTCGACAAGATGATGGAGGGCGAGCGCGAGAAGCTGCTGCAGATGGAAGGCATGATCGGCAAGCGCGTGATCGGCCAGCAGCAGGCCGTCGCCGCCGTGTCGAGAGCCGTTCGCCGCGCCCGCGCGGGCCTGCAGGATCCGAACCGGCCGATGGGCAGCTTCCTGTTCCTCGGCCCGACCGGCGTGGGCAAGACCGAGCTGACCAAGGCGCTCGCCGGGTTCCTGTTCGACGACGACAACGCGATGGTCCGCATCGACATGTCGGAATTCATGGAAAAGCACGCCGTCGCGCGGCTGATCGGTGCGCCTCCGGGCTATGTTGGTTATGAAGAGGGCGGAGTTCTAACCGAAGCGGTTCGCCGGAGGCCCTATCAGGTCGTGCTGTTCGACGAGGTCGAGAAGGCGCATCCCGACGTTTTCAACGTCCTGCTGCAGGTGCTCGACGACGGGCGCCTCACGGACGGGCAAGGCCGGGTGGTCGATTTCTCCAACACGCTGATCATCCTGACCAGCAACCTCGGCAGCCAGTACCTCTCGAACATCACCGACGACCAGAGTGTCGAGGATGTCGAGCCGCAGGTGATGGAAGTCGTGCGCGGGCATTTCCGGCCCGAATTTCTCAACCGGCTCGACGAAATCATCCTGTTCCACCGCCTGAGCATGGACGACATGGGCCCCATCGTCGATCTTCAAGTCGCCCGGGTGCAGAAGCTGCTCAAGGACCGCAAGATCGAGCTCGACCTGACCGAAGGCGCGCGCAAGTGGCTCGCCCGTGTCGGCTACGACCCGGTCTACGGCGCGCGGCCGCTGAAGCGGGCGGTGCAGCGTTACCTGCAGGATCCGCTGGCCGAGAAGCTCCTCGCCGGCGAAGTGCCCGATGGCAGCACGGTCAAGATCGACGAGGGCGACGGCGAACTGAAGATGGTGGTGGCGTGA
- a CDS encoding type II secretion system F family protein — protein sequence MIIFQIALVAAGIMALLILGSLAFTGKSPAKEAQRRLQGVRYRHSESTNAKVESQLKKAIAARKPKMHRVAGAGSRSEALAMRLERTGRGWSLTQYMYASVGLAVAITAVLFLKTGAPLLALGVGLLVGAGLPHMVVNSMIKRRLNAFNAKFPDSIELLVRGLRSGLPVTETLGVVAQEIPGPVGHEFKGVVERIKIGRTMEESLQETADRLGTPEFQFFVITLAIQRETGGNLAETLSNLADVLRKRAQMKLKIRAMSSESKASAYIVGSLPFIVFVLIYWINPSYIGGFFTEERLMVAGLGGLVWMSIGGFIMAKMVSFEI from the coding sequence ATGATCATCTTCCAGATTGCGCTGGTGGCAGCCGGGATCATGGCGCTGCTGATTCTCGGCAGTCTCGCGTTCACCGGCAAGTCGCCGGCCAAGGAGGCGCAGCGGCGTCTTCAGGGCGTGCGCTATCGTCACTCGGAAAGCACCAACGCCAAGGTCGAATCCCAACTCAAGAAGGCGATCGCCGCGCGCAAACCGAAGATGCACAGGGTCGCGGGGGCGGGTTCGCGCTCGGAAGCGCTAGCCATGCGGCTCGAGCGGACCGGACGCGGCTGGTCGCTGACGCAGTACATGTATGCCTCGGTCGGTCTCGCGGTGGCCATTACGGCGGTATTGTTCCTCAAGACCGGAGCGCCGCTGCTGGCGCTCGGCGTCGGCTTGCTGGTCGGAGCAGGGCTGCCGCACATGGTCGTCAACTCGATGATCAAGCGCCGCCTCAACGCCTTCAACGCCAAGTTTCCCGACAGCATCGAACTGCTTGTGCGCGGCCTGCGCTCGGGCCTGCCGGTGACCGAAACGCTCGGCGTCGTCGCGCAGGAGATTCCCGGACCGGTAGGCCACGAGTTCAAAGGGGTCGTCGAGCGTATCAAGATCGGCCGGACGATGGAGGAATCGCTCCAGGAAACGGCCGACCGTCTCGGCACGCCGGAGTTCCAGTTCTTCGTCATCACGCTCGCGATCCAGCGCGAGACCGGCGGCAACCTGGCCGAAACGCTTTCCAACCTGGCCGACGTGCTGCGCAAGCGCGCGCAGATGAAACTCAAGATCCGCGCGATGAGCTCGGAATCGAAGGCCTCTGCCTACATCGTCGGCTCGCTGCCGTTCATCGTGTTCGTCCTGATCTACTGGATCAACCCGAGCTATATTGGCGGCTTTTTCACCGAAGAACGCCTGATGGTCGCCGGCCTCGGCGGCCTGGTGTGGATGAGCATCGGCGGCTTCATCATGGCCAAGATGGTCAGCTTCGAAATCTGA
- the mtnP gene encoding S-methyl-5'-thioadenosine phosphorylase: protein MAGWHIGVIGGSGLYELGALEDAQVIPVGSAFGAPSSPVTMGRIGAVQFSFIARHGEGHRFSPSEVNYRANIDALKRCGVTDVLAINAIGSLREELAPGTFVVCDQIIDRTVARERSFFGEGLVAHVSLADPVCGRLAGFAARAAEAAGASVHRGGTYVAIEGPQFSTRAESHMFRALGADVIGMTAMPEARLAREAELPYAVLGMVTDYDSWRDSEAGVEADEILAVMRRNAALARTTLVALADALPAEREAVDIETVLDSAIVTPRAHWQPARLVRLDAIMARLLAQ, encoded by the coding sequence ATGGCCGGCTGGCACATCGGAGTCATCGGCGGGTCGGGGCTCTACGAACTTGGCGCGCTCGAGGATGCCCAGGTGATCCCGGTCGGCAGCGCCTTCGGCGCTCCGAGTTCGCCGGTCACCATGGGCCGGATCGGCGCCGTGCAGTTCAGCTTCATCGCCCGCCACGGCGAGGGCCACCGTTTTTCGCCGAGCGAGGTCAACTACCGCGCCAACATCGATGCGCTCAAGCGCTGCGGCGTGACCGACGTGCTGGCAATCAACGCCATCGGCTCGCTGCGCGAGGAACTTGCGCCAGGTACGTTCGTCGTCTGCGACCAGATCATCGACCGCACCGTGGCGCGCGAGCGTAGCTTCTTTGGCGAGGGCCTGGTCGCGCATGTCAGCCTCGCCGATCCGGTCTGTGGGCGACTTGCGGGCTTTGCCGCTCGCGCCGCCGAAGCGGCGGGGGCCTCCGTCCATCGTGGCGGCACTTACGTGGCGATCGAGGGGCCGCAGTTCTCGACCCGGGCCGAGAGCCACATGTTTCGCGCTCTCGGCGCCGACGTCATCGGCATGACCGCGATGCCCGAAGCGCGGCTCGCCCGCGAGGCCGAGCTGCCCTACGCCGTGCTCGGAATGGTCACCGACTACGATTCCTGGCGCGACAGCGAAGCGGGCGTCGAGGCGGACGAGATTCTCGCGGTGATGAGGCGGAACGCCGCGCTGGCCCGGACGACGCTCGTCGCGCTTGCCGACGCGCTGCCGGCCGAGCGAGAAGCGGTGGACATCGAGACGGTCCTCGACAGTGCCATCGTCACCCCCCGCGCGCACTGGCAGCCGGCGCGGCTGGTCCGGCTCGATGCAATCATGGCGCGGCTTCTGGCGCAATAA
- a CDS encoding SDR family NAD(P)-dependent oxidoreductase, producing the protein MKIDNTIAAVVTGGASGLGEASARALAAKGAKVAIFDLNAERGEMVAGEIGGTFCQVDVSDEASVDAGFEKARAAHGQERVLVCCAGIGTIGKTVRRDRDSGEISHLPVDLFVKTIKVNLVGTFQCVAKSAAGMMTLDGMEDGERGAMVCTSSVAADDGQIGQVAYAASKAAVKGMTLPIARDFMQEGIRINSIQPGIFATPLLAGLPQKAQDSLAAAVPFPKRLGHPEEYAGLVMFMLETGYFNGESVRLDGAIRMAPK; encoded by the coding sequence ATGAAGATCGACAACACCATCGCCGCCGTCGTCACCGGCGGCGCCTCGGGCCTCGGCGAGGCGAGCGCGCGGGCGCTGGCGGCCAAGGGCGCGAAGGTCGCGATCTTCGACCTCAACGCCGAGCGCGGGGAGATGGTAGCGGGCGAGATCGGCGGCACGTTCTGCCAGGTCGACGTTTCGGACGAGGCCTCGGTCGATGCCGGATTCGAAAAGGCGCGCGCCGCCCACGGGCAGGAGCGGGTGCTGGTGTGCTGCGCCGGGATCGGCACGATCGGCAAGACGGTGCGGCGCGACCGCGACAGCGGCGAGATCTCGCACCTGCCGGTCGACCTGTTCGTGAAGACCATCAAGGTCAACCTGGTCGGGACCTTCCAGTGCGTCGCCAAGTCGGCTGCCGGGATGATGACGCTCGACGGCATGGAAGACGGCGAGCGCGGCGCGATGGTCTGCACCTCGTCGGTCGCCGCCGACGACGGCCAGATCGGGCAGGTCGCCTATGCCGCCAGCAAGGCCGCGGTGAAGGGCATGACCCTGCCGATCGCGCGCGACTTCATGCAGGAAGGCATCCGCATCAACTCGATCCAGCCCGGCATCTTCGCCACGCCGCTGCTCGCCGGCTTGCCGCAGAAGGCGCAGGATTCGCTCGCCGCCGCGGTGCCGTTCCCCAAGCGGCTCGGGCATCCCGAGGAATATGCCGGCCTCGTCATGTTCATGCTCGAGACCGGCTACTTCAACGGCGAGAGCGTGCGGCTCGACGGCGCCATACGCATGGCGCCGAAGTAG
- a CDS encoding MarR family winged helix-turn-helix transcriptional regulator produces the protein MKQSTRLSDFLPYRLSVTSNAVSGRISQEYRSRFGLSIPEWRVMAVLGDAGGLTQRDLTRLTLMDKVAVNRACKVLEERQLVVREPNASDGRSHLLQLTPAGSEMHSQIMPLALEMERQLFASFTDEEVDTFRSLLSRVLTEAEALATETFDGADYGLGAPD, from the coding sequence ATGAAACAATCTACACGTCTCAGCGATTTCCTGCCCTATCGTCTCTCGGTGACCTCGAACGCGGTCAGCGGCCGTATTTCGCAGGAATACCGCAGCCGCTTCGGGCTCAGCATTCCCGAGTGGCGCGTCATGGCCGTGCTCGGCGACGCCGGCGGGCTGACCCAGCGCGACCTCACGCGGCTGACGCTGATGGACAAGGTGGCGGTCAACCGCGCCTGCAAGGTGCTCGAGGAGCGCCAGCTGGTGGTGCGCGAACCGAACGCCAGCGACGGCCGTTCGCATCTGCTCCAACTCACCCCCGCGGGCTCGGAGATGCACAGCCAGATCATGCCGCTGGCGCTGGAGATGGAACGCCAGCTGTTCGCCAGCTTCACCGACGAGGAAGTGGACACGTTCCGCTCGCTGCTCAGCCGCGTCCTGACCGAAGCCGAAGCGCTCGCTACCGAGACGTTCGACGGCGCCGACTACGGACTCGGCGCGCCGGACTGA
- a CDS encoding AAA family ATPase: MNAPWKPGVAGNRDPFAAFICDETALDVLRPVVIELGWAPEKCAKGGLRNAVQSLSIAASPAILMVDLSESGDPLNDINALAEVCEPGTVVIAVGQVNDVRLYRDLLASGIHDYLLKPLSAGQVRDSLNQAQAVFAAPRGGEGETHKPHVSTAVVGTRGGVGASTLATSLAWLFSTDHKRPTALLDLDVHFGTGALSLDLEPGRGLTDAIENPSRIDGLFIERAMIRANDNLAILSAEAPINSPLMTDGSAFVQLEEEFRQAFESTVVDLPRNMLINFPHLLQDVNVVTLVAEMTLASARDTIRILSWLKTNAPAVAPIVVANKVQTGLAEISKADFEASIERKIDFLIPYDQKAAVNAAKLGQTFVDANRSSKAGAVIRDIAKAVLGKGEEGEEGEATAASSSLLGKFDLKSLLSKKPKAAPQAEPA; encoded by the coding sequence ATGAATGCGCCTTGGAAACCCGGCGTGGCCGGCAACCGCGACCCCTTCGCCGCCTTCATCTGCGACGAAACCGCTCTGGACGTCCTGCGTCCGGTCGTGATCGAGCTAGGCTGGGCGCCGGAAAAGTGCGCCAAGGGCGGCCTGCGCAACGCTGTGCAATCGCTGTCGATTGCCGCGAGCCCGGCAATCCTGATGGTCGACTTGTCGGAAAGCGGCGATCCCCTTAACGATATCAACGCGCTGGCCGAGGTCTGCGAACCGGGCACGGTGGTGATCGCGGTCGGCCAGGTGAATGACGTCCGGCTTTATCGGGACCTGCTCGCAAGCGGGATTCACGATTACCTGCTCAAGCCGCTTTCGGCCGGACAGGTCCGCGATTCGCTGAACCAGGCACAGGCGGTGTTCGCCGCGCCGCGCGGCGGCGAAGGCGAAACGCACAAGCCCCACGTCTCGACGGCCGTCGTCGGTACCCGTGGCGGTGTCGGTGCATCGACCCTGGCGACTTCGCTCGCCTGGCTCTTCAGCACCGATCACAAGCGCCCGACCGCGCTGCTCGACCTCGATGTGCATTTCGGCACCGGGGCGCTCAGCCTCGACCTCGAACCGGGTCGCGGCCTGACAGACGCGATCGAAAACCCGAGTCGCATCGACGGCCTGTTCATCGAGCGCGCCATGATCCGGGCCAACGACAACCTCGCGATCCTCTCGGCCGAAGCGCCGATCAACTCACCGCTGATGACCGACGGCAGCGCCTTCGTGCAGCTCGAGGAAGAGTTCCGCCAGGCGTTCGAGAGCACGGTCGTCGACCTGCCGCGCAACATGCTGATCAACTTCCCGCACCTGCTGCAGGACGTGAATGTCGTGACGCTGGTCGCCGAAATGACGCTGGCTTCGGCCCGCGACACGATCCGCATCCTCTCGTGGCTCAAGACCAACGCCCCTGCGGTCGCCCCGATCGTCGTTGCCAACAAGGTGCAAACCGGGTTGGCGGAAATCAGCAAAGCGGATTTCGAGGCCTCGATCGAGCGCAAGATCGATTTCTTGATCCCCTACGACCAGAAAGCCGCCGTCAACGCGGCTAAGCTCGGCCAGACCTTCGTTGACGCGAACCGCTCGAGCAAGGCCGGCGCGGTCATCCGCGACATCGCCAAGGCCGTGCTCGGCAAGGGCGAAGAAGGCGAGGAAGGGGAGGCGACCGCAGCGAGCTCCTCGCTGCTCGGCAAGTTCGATCTCAAGTCGCTCCTGAGCAAGAAGCCCAAGGCAGCGCCGCAGGCGGAACCGGCCTGA
- a CDS encoding type II secretion system F family protein: protein MITPAHGPTLLGVDVVLVGTILAGIAAAAMFFAVYTAITVKDPMAKRVKSLNARREELKSGIITGKAKKRQSLVKRTETTDKVKDTLQNMKVLQDSQVKIIQQKMAQAGYRNKEFAVFVIFARMVLPIALGFLGIVVLYWTDTFPDWGSFKRFMAFAALVVAGYKGPELYLKNKANKRTVEIRKGLPDALDLLVICAEAGLTVDAAFNRVAKELGRAYPELGDEFALTAIELSFLTERRQAFENLAYRVELDAVRGVVTTMIQTERYGTPLASALRVLSAEFRNERMMRAEEKAARLPAIMTVPLILFILPVLFIVILGPAACSISDAFSGGGPGSH, encoded by the coding sequence ATGATTACTCCCGCTCACGGTCCCACCCTCCTCGGCGTCGACGTCGTACTCGTCGGCACGATCCTGGCGGGCATTGCCGCGGCGGCGATGTTCTTCGCCGTCTACACCGCCATCACGGTCAAGGACCCGATGGCCAAGCGCGTGAAGTCGCTCAACGCGCGGCGCGAAGAGCTCAAGTCGGGCATCATCACCGGCAAGGCGAAGAAGCGCCAGAGCCTGGTCAAGCGCACCGAGACCACCGACAAGGTCAAGGACACCCTGCAGAACATGAAGGTTCTGCAGGACAGCCAGGTCAAGATCATTCAGCAGAAGATGGCCCAGGCCGGTTACCGCAACAAGGAATTCGCGGTCTTCGTCATCTTCGCCCGCATGGTCCTGCCGATCGCGCTAGGCTTTCTCGGCATCGTCGTCTTGTACTGGACCGATACGTTCCCCGATTGGGGCAGCTTCAAGCGCTTCATGGCCTTCGCCGCGCTCGTGGTGGCCGGGTACAAGGGACCCGAGCTCTACCTCAAGAACAAGGCCAACAAGCGCACGGTGGAGATCCGCAAGGGGCTGCCCGATGCGCTCGATCTGCTGGTCATCTGCGCCGAAGCCGGCCTGACCGTGGACGCTGCGTTCAACCGGGTCGCCAAGGAGCTGGGCCGGGCCTACCCCGAACTCGGCGACGAGTTCGCGCTGACCGCGATCGAACTGTCGTTCCTGACCGAGCGGCGCCAGGCTTTCGAGAACCTCGCCTACCGCGTCGAGCTCGATGCGGTGCGCGGCGTGGTGACGACGATGATCCAGACCGAACGCTACGGCACCCCGCTCGCCTCGGCATTGCGGGTGCTGTCGGCCGAGTTCCGCAACGAGCGCATGATGCGCGCGGAGGAAAAGGCCGCTCGCCTCCCGGCGATCATGACCGTGCCGCTGATCCTGTTCATCCTGCCGGTGCTGTTCATCGTCATTCTCGGTCCGGCGGCCTGCTCGATCAGCGACGCCTTCTCGGGCGGCGGTCCCGGCTCGCACTGA